From the genome of Streptomyces sp. NBC_01116, one region includes:
- a CDS encoding purine phosphorylase produces MSKDMVVILTALNLEYQAVRAKLASPQGHLHERGTRFEVGTVLGTSCRVALGLTNKGNHSAAVIAERAIQEFSPAAVLFVGVAGALWDTARLGDVVVATHVYAYHGGTSEDDGLKARPRVWEAAHGISQLGSHLARVNDWADETPVRGRAPQVRFGAIAAGEVVQNSKISAQARWIRQHYNDALAIEMEAAGVAQAGHLNGAPVAIIRGISDRADGTKSSAKDRSWQPRAAANAAAFATRLAVELVREQEHSPMSQAGRALASDGRTAGVTNMAHNSTVGIMAGVVKESSVHVQGGPGAAGPADLVAELDDLRRHLTFHHAEGALDDDTHREALAELETARRAARENNSESSRKATMALKRLRGLVAEVPELVARLRPLVVAAGDLS; encoded by the coding sequence ATGTCGAAAGACATGGTGGTGATTCTCACCGCCCTCAATCTCGAATACCAGGCCGTACGAGCGAAACTGGCCAGCCCGCAGGGGCATCTTCACGAGCGTGGAACGCGGTTCGAGGTCGGAACCGTGCTGGGCACCTCATGCCGTGTAGCGCTCGGGTTGACGAACAAGGGGAATCACTCCGCCGCGGTGATCGCCGAGCGTGCGATCCAGGAGTTCTCGCCGGCGGCCGTCCTGTTCGTCGGCGTCGCCGGTGCCCTGTGGGACACCGCCAGGCTCGGCGACGTGGTCGTGGCAACTCATGTGTACGCCTACCACGGCGGGACGAGCGAGGACGACGGACTCAAGGCCCGTCCTCGGGTGTGGGAGGCAGCGCACGGCATCAGCCAGCTCGGCTCGCACCTGGCTCGGGTGAACGACTGGGCCGACGAGACGCCTGTCCGTGGGCGTGCCCCGCAGGTTCGCTTCGGCGCGATCGCCGCGGGGGAAGTCGTACAGAACTCGAAGATCTCGGCCCAGGCGCGGTGGATCCGGCAGCACTACAACGATGCGCTCGCCATCGAGATGGAGGCCGCGGGTGTGGCCCAGGCCGGCCATCTCAACGGGGCGCCAGTGGCCATCATCCGGGGAATCAGTGACCGGGCGGACGGCACGAAGAGCAGTGCGAAGGACCGTAGTTGGCAGCCGCGCGCCGCGGCCAACGCAGCAGCGTTCGCAACACGGTTGGCCGTGGAACTGGTGAGGGAACAGGAGCATTCGCCAATGTCACAGGCAGGCCGGGCCCTCGCGTCCGACGGGCGCACAGCGGGTGTCACGAACATGGCTCACAACAGCACCGTGGGCATCATGGCCGGGGTGGTCAAGGAGAGCAGCGTCCATGTACAGGGGGGCCCGGGGGCGGCCGGCCCGGCGGATCTGGTCGCTGAACTGGACGATTTACGTCGGCACCTGACATTCCATCACGCCGAGGGCGCCCTTGACGACGACACCCACCGTGAGGCGCTGGCCGAACTGGAAACGGCCCGCAGGGCGGCACGGGAGAACAACTCCGAGTCGTCCAGGAAGGCGACGATGGCACTCAAGAGGTTACGCGGTCTCGTCGCGGAGGTTCCCGAGCTGGTGGCCCGGTTGAGGCCCCTGGTCGTTGCCGCAGGTGACTTGTCATGA
- a CDS encoding NUDIX domain-containing protein, whose protein sequence is MAPDAWSPVSVLLTVDLVILTLREERLCVLLVERGEDPFQGMRALPGGFLNHAGEQILDAAHRELSEETALVAGSVHLEQLATYGDAGRDPRGRVVSVAHLAIAPGLPDPVAGTDARDAAWVPADAVLSGEVRLAFDHRRIVADGIECARRKLEFSSLATAFCRESFTIAELQQVYEAVWGADIDTRNFYRKVQAVKGFIVPAGSGRRATGGRPARLYRAGPQAVLSPPLTRPALSLAEEELGKGGE, encoded by the coding sequence ATGGCACCTGATGCATGGTCACCAGTCTCCGTACTGCTGACGGTCGATCTCGTGATCCTGACGCTGCGGGAGGAGCGCCTGTGCGTCCTGCTTGTGGAGCGAGGTGAGGATCCTTTTCAGGGCATGCGGGCCCTGCCCGGCGGATTCCTCAATCACGCCGGTGAGCAGATCCTGGACGCCGCTCATCGTGAGTTGAGCGAGGAGACCGCTCTGGTTGCAGGGTCGGTCCACCTCGAACAGTTGGCCACCTATGGGGACGCGGGCCGGGATCCACGGGGGCGCGTCGTTTCGGTGGCCCATCTGGCGATCGCCCCGGGACTGCCCGATCCGGTCGCTGGAACGGATGCCAGGGACGCCGCATGGGTACCTGCGGATGCCGTGCTGTCCGGAGAGGTGCGACTGGCCTTCGATCACCGCCGGATCGTGGCGGACGGAATCGAATGCGCGCGTCGGAAGCTCGAATTCTCCTCGCTGGCCACGGCGTTCTGTAGGGAATCCTTCACCATAGCCGAGTTGCAGCAGGTTTATGAGGCTGTTTGGGGCGCGGATATCGACACCCGCAATTTCTACCGGAAAGTCCAGGCCGTGAAGGGATTCATCGTCCCCGCGGGATCGGGGCGCAGGGCCACGGGAGGGCGCCCCGCGCGGCTCTACCGGGCCGGTCCGCAGGCGGTGTTGTCTCCACCGCTGACCCGCCCCGCGCTGTCCTTGGCGGAAGAGGAATTAGGAAAGGGAGGGGAATAG
- a CDS encoding aminoglycoside phosphotransferase family protein — MIIEPSVVHGLIAAQFPHWSDLPVEAVGASGTANAIFRLGADKAVRLPRTEGSAADVATEHRWLPLLASRLPFPVPLPLAQGVPDRAFPRSWSVCTWLDGTNPRPGDGSSASELLAADLAEFVLALRRIDPADAPAAYRSESLASRDTETSEALATLDESLDGALDGSRGGALDRVLDRASATAVWHEAVSAEPFTGRPVWVHGDLQPGNVLVADGRLTAVIDFGCTGLADPAVDLIAAWYLLTAGARETFRTAVEADHATWTRGRGWALSIALMELAHYRDTNPVMARTAAHVIAEILTEEPGKLLG; from the coding sequence ATGATCATCGAACCGTCCGTCGTACACGGCCTGATCGCCGCCCAGTTCCCGCACTGGTCCGACCTGCCGGTGGAGGCGGTCGGCGCGAGCGGGACCGCCAACGCGATCTTCCGCCTGGGCGCCGACAAGGCCGTACGGCTGCCCCGCACCGAGGGCAGTGCGGCGGATGTGGCGACCGAGCACCGCTGGCTGCCCCTGCTGGCATCGAGGCTGCCCTTCCCCGTACCCCTCCCGCTGGCCCAGGGCGTTCCGGACAGGGCCTTTCCCCGGTCCTGGTCGGTCTGCACCTGGCTGGACGGGACGAACCCGAGGCCCGGCGACGGCTCTTCGGCCTCCGAACTGCTCGCGGCCGATCTGGCGGAGTTCGTGCTGGCGCTGCGCCGGATCGACCCGGCGGACGCCCCGGCCGCCTACCGCAGCGAGTCTCTGGCCTCCCGCGATACGGAGACGAGTGAGGCGCTCGCGACCCTGGACGAGTCCTTGGACGGGGCGCTGGACGGGTCCCGGGGCGGAGCCCTGGACCGGGTCCTGGACCGGGCGAGCGCCACCGCCGTCTGGCACGAGGCTGTGAGCGCCGAGCCCTTCACCGGCCGGCCCGTCTGGGTGCACGGAGACCTCCAGCCGGGCAACGTCCTGGTCGCGGACGGCCGGCTCACCGCGGTCATCGACTTCGGCTGCACCGGTCTCGCCGATCCGGCCGTCGACCTGATCGCGGCCTGGTACCTGCTGACGGCGGGGGCCAGGGAGACGTTCCGTACGGCGGTCGAGGCCGACCACGCCACCTGGACGCGGGGGCGGGGCTGGGCGCTGTCCATCGCGCTGATGGAGCTGGCGCACTACCGGGACACGAACCCGGTGATGGCGAGGACCGCGGCGCATGTGATCGCCGAGATCCTCACCGAGGAGCCGGGGAAGCTCCTCGGCTGA
- a CDS encoding ATP-grasp domain-containing protein produces MTRPPRTLVLPPRLTASARTLRAAALRRGLRIVEATASAVPEGLGGPGWAEAAWAAGTAEGTGPPSPTASAGEPTGPRGTAGTRGTASTRDEGHSVHLHAGPSFADVVAPALGIALLEAPADWLARLPRALTRREVRAMPIGEAYRLRRPAFVKSPNDKSVSALVYADGSRLPGPDAVDPATVVLVSDVLTFAVEHRLHLLDGAVHASGQYAEAGRLRLGPPDGDALAFGRDVLAAAGKTLPSAIVVDVGRDDEGRWAVIEANAAWASGCYSADPDRALDTVLRAAGPATDLSPHDRAFVR; encoded by the coding sequence ATGACCCGCCCGCCGCGCACCCTCGTCCTCCCGCCCCGGCTCACCGCCTCCGCCCGGACGTTGCGTGCCGCCGCGCTGCGGCGCGGGCTGCGCATCGTGGAGGCGACGGCCTCCGCCGTACCGGAAGGGCTGGGTGGCCCGGGGTGGGCGGAGGCCGCGTGGGCTGCGGGGACCGCGGAGGGCACGGGGCCACCATCGCCCACCGCGAGCGCCGGAGAGCCCACAGGCCCCCGAGGAACCGCGGGCACCCGAGGGACCGCGAGCACCCGGGACGAAGGCCACTCCGTGCATCTGCACGCCGGGCCCTCCTTCGCCGACGTCGTGGCCCCCGCGCTCGGAATCGCCCTCCTGGAGGCCCCCGCCGACTGGCTCGCCCGCCTTCCGCGGGCGCTCACCCGGCGGGAGGTCCGGGCGATGCCCATCGGCGAGGCGTACCGGCTGCGACGCCCCGCCTTCGTCAAGTCGCCCAACGACAAGAGCGTTTCGGCGCTCGTGTACGCGGACGGGTCCCGGCTTCCCGGACCGGATGCCGTGGACCCGGCGACCGTGGTGCTGGTGAGCGACGTGCTGACGTTCGCCGTCGAGCACCGGCTCCATCTGCTCGACGGCGCCGTGCACGCGTCCGGTCAGTACGCCGAGGCCGGCCGGCTCCGGCTCGGGCCGCCGGACGGCGACGCGCTCGCCTTCGGGCGGGATGTCCTCGCGGCAGCCGGGAAGACGCTGCCGTCCGCGATCGTCGTCGACGTCGGCCGGGACGACGAGGGCCGGTGGGCCGTGATCGAGGCCAACGCCGCCTGGGCCAGCGGGTGTTACTCGGCGGACCCGGACCGGGCCCTCGACACGGTCCTCCGCGCCGCCGGACCCGCCACCGACCTGTCGCCGCACGACCGCGCCTTCGTGCGGTAG
- a CDS encoding MFS transporter, whose protein sequence is MTTAEPKPGREADETTGTGGEALHVRVPSPRAPESPDTPDTQEPADTAASREAVDSPSPPVPPGSPGSLDSPGPAGPSAVPAAGPAASESSSVRTRRLLRHPVTIATAAAAVGHVLWFFFFANTGGDIAAQDAWAEFVGRHPGTAYNLAWYGGMHPVSYSVVSPYLMSLLGVRTTMMIVGTVSSALTALILVRVPAVRNPLACSLAGVFAFLCNALSGRVTFGLGMMFAVGAVAAVFCWPYRWRYKRWAKAAVAAPLAALATASSPVAGLFLGVVAAALFLHKRRPGAYAIGLAPVAVVGLSAWLFPFSGTQPMSLGTLSLPFLFAALVYVLVPRDWSTVRTAAAVYGIGTLLTYVIDSQIGSNITRMAMLFAGVVLLAGLPFAVPRSRRWYALVIAFVGLNFWIGFKSVDDIVRTAPAASWNRELAPLINQLQQVEAERGRVEVVPVSSHRESSALAPYVNLARGWNRQADMKRNPLFYDDTLDPVNYREWLDRWAVHYVVLPKDRPDNGAVQEAELVEQGQPYLREIWGDANWKLFRVLDPVPLADPPATVERAGADGLTITVKSAGRVLIRIPYTRWLALVDEDGKTVERPQETEESKERSQENETAPKTYLNTNGCLNKVEEGPYGDEWTELLAPRPGVYRLTAPYQLQPGTPCPEELS, encoded by the coding sequence GTGACCACCGCGGAGCCGAAGCCCGGCCGCGAGGCGGACGAAACCACAGGGACCGGGGGCGAGGCCCTGCACGTCCGCGTGCCGTCCCCCCGTGCCCCGGAGTCTCCGGACACCCCGGACACCCAGGAACCCGCCGACACCGCAGCATCACGGGAAGCCGTCGATTCACCAAGTCCACCCGTTCCACCTGGTTCCCCTGGTTCCCTCGATTCCCCGGGCCCCGCGGGACCCTCCGCAGTCCCTGCCGCGGGTCCCGCCGCTTCCGAGTCGTCGTCCGTCAGGACCCGGAGGCTGTTGCGGCACCCCGTCACCATCGCGACGGCGGCCGCCGCCGTCGGCCACGTCCTCTGGTTCTTCTTCTTCGCCAACACGGGCGGCGACATCGCCGCGCAGGACGCCTGGGCCGAGTTCGTGGGCCGGCACCCCGGCACGGCGTACAACCTGGCCTGGTACGGGGGCATGCACCCCGTCTCGTACAGCGTGGTCTCGCCCTACCTGATGTCGCTGCTCGGCGTCCGTACGACGATGATGATCGTCGGCACGGTCTCCTCCGCGCTGACCGCGCTGATCCTCGTGCGGGTCCCGGCCGTCCGCAATCCGCTGGCCTGCTCGCTCGCCGGGGTCTTCGCGTTCCTGTGCAACGCGCTGTCGGGCCGGGTGACGTTCGGGCTGGGCATGATGTTCGCCGTCGGCGCGGTGGCCGCGGTGTTCTGCTGGCCCTACCGGTGGCGGTACAAGCGCTGGGCCAAGGCCGCCGTCGCCGCCCCGCTCGCCGCGCTCGCCACCGCGTCCAGCCCCGTCGCCGGGCTCTTCCTGGGCGTCGTCGCGGCGGCGCTGTTCCTCCACAAACGACGCCCCGGCGCGTACGCGATCGGGCTCGCCCCGGTGGCCGTGGTGGGGCTGTCCGCCTGGCTGTTCCCGTTCTCGGGTACGCAGCCGATGTCGCTCGGGACGCTGTCGCTGCCGTTCCTCTTCGCGGCCCTCGTGTACGTCCTCGTACCGCGCGACTGGAGCACGGTCCGCACCGCCGCCGCCGTCTACGGGATCGGCACGCTGCTCACGTACGTCATCGACTCGCAGATCGGGTCGAACATCACGCGCATGGCGATGCTGTTCGCCGGCGTCGTGCTGCTCGCGGGCCTGCCCTTCGCGGTGCCGCGCAGCCGCCGCTGGTACGCCCTGGTCATCGCGTTCGTCGGGCTCAACTTCTGGATCGGTTTCAAGAGCGTCGACGACATCGTCCGCACCGCCCCCGCAGCGTCCTGGAACCGCGAACTGGCCCCGCTCATCAACCAGCTCCAGCAGGTGGAGGCAGAACGCGGCCGGGTCGAGGTCGTGCCCGTGAGCAGCCACCGCGAGTCCTCGGCGCTCGCCCCCTACGTCAACCTGGCGCGCGGCTGGAACCGTCAGGCCGACATGAAGCGCAACCCGCTCTTCTACGACGACACGCTGGACCCGGTGAACTACCGGGAGTGGCTGGACCGCTGGGCCGTGCACTACGTGGTGCTGCCCAAGGACCGGCCGGACAACGGGGCGGTCCAGGAGGCGGAGCTGGTCGAGCAGGGGCAGCCCTACCTGCGCGAGATCTGGGGCGACGCGAACTGGAAGCTCTTCCGGGTCCTGGACCCGGTGCCGCTCGCCGACCCGCCCGCGACGGTGGAGCGGGCCGGCGCGGACGGGCTGACGATCACCGTGAAGTCGGCGGGCCGGGTGCTGATCCGGATCCCGTACACGCGCTGGCTCGCCCTCGTCGACGAGGACGGCAAGACCGTGGAACGCCCGCAGGAGACCGAGGAGTCGAAGGAACGGTCGCAGGAGAACGAGACCGCGCCGAAGACCTATCTCAACACGAACGGCTGCCTGAACAAGGTCGAGGAGGGCCCGTACGGCGACGAGTGGACCGAACTGCTCGCTCCGCGCCCGGGCGTGTACCGGTTGACGGCTCCCTACCAGCTCCAGCCGGGCACGCCCTGCCCCGAAGAGCTGAGCTGA
- a CDS encoding serine hydrolase encodes MAGESPDKTEQQKSSGTAAEERDPRFAVFRDPGADTDGTADADGSAVTGASADAGADSGATSDTATAVFRPRLPADAAGREPEAESTAPADGPETEPGETSSEPEAGPAAETGAETASEPRSEPVAASKASTASGEAAAPPEGTGAAEGRTGPDAGAEASDAVTADAEKADASASAAAQDPEAGPGTGDGRLRDAVAAWVDGAAEDEPAAGTEASADSGAESGADAKDRSSATAEAKSEPKPEPEPEPDKDEADAAKAADAADAEPESKGEPDDKAKAGPGPTSTAAAEPKADGAEPDTDDHSDQREVDQPTAIFKAVKPVGAFDRVDQATTALKLPPREGKPGDESESKSGDKPGSKPGDKSGTRPESDAERTSTFVPLRSDAVRSAPAPRKPEPAGAGAGAGDGAPARTPESGEAASPASSAPAAPSWAAAERTRQQPLPPRPPLDLLAELTNTPPPPETPVRTAVRRVKIWTPLVLLLLIVFAIVQVMRPLPEPSLELTAKPTYTFEGGETKLSWPGQGQSAVMVDGVGSLGSEGAQKSAPIASVAKVMTAHVILQEHPLKGDEEGETITVDQKAEDESKRPDESTAPLTKGQKLTQRQMLQLLMIPSGNNAARLLARWDAGSEDAFIDKMNDAAKELGMTGSTYTDPSGLEKTTVSTATDQLKLAQAVMRNEVFRKIVDMPETEIEGIDGKIYNNNNLLLQPGVSGIKTGSSTPAGGNLLWSANTKVDGKLLWIYGAVMGQQAGTGRVYDSLELSLQNSLKLIKDAQEAATSATVVKKGDVVGYVDNGFGGQTPVIATKNLKAVGWSGLEVELRVTDNGKGIDHAAKAGSEVGMVTVGTGTGKVTAPVVLQSDLTEPAFGDKLARIG; translated from the coding sequence GTGGCGGGCGAGTCCCCCGACAAAACGGAGCAGCAGAAGTCGTCGGGGACGGCTGCGGAGGAACGCGACCCGCGCTTCGCCGTGTTCCGTGACCCTGGCGCGGACACGGACGGGACCGCGGACGCGGACGGGAGCGCGGTCACCGGCGCGAGCGCTGATGCGGGCGCGGATTCGGGAGCCACGTCCGACACGGCGACCGCTGTGTTCCGTCCCCGGCTTCCGGCGGACGCCGCCGGGCGTGAGCCCGAGGCGGAATCCACCGCTCCGGCGGATGGGCCGGAGACCGAGCCGGGGGAGACCTCCTCCGAGCCGGAGGCCGGGCCCGCCGCCGAGACCGGGGCGGAGACCGCCTCCGAGCCGCGGAGTGAGCCTGTGGCGGCCTCTAAGGCCTCCACGGCCTCTGGGGAGGCTGCCGCGCCTCCGGAGGGCACGGGAGCCGCCGAGGGTCGTACGGGCCCGGACGCGGGCGCGGAGGCGTCCGACGCGGTGACGGCGGACGCCGAGAAGGCCGACGCCTCCGCGTCGGCTGCCGCGCAGGATCCGGAGGCCGGGCCCGGGACCGGGGACGGCCGGCTGCGTGACGCGGTGGCCGCGTGGGTCGACGGCGCGGCCGAGGACGAGCCGGCTGCGGGCACCGAGGCGAGCGCGGACTCCGGTGCGGAGTCCGGGGCCGACGCCAAGGACCGGTCCTCCGCGACGGCCGAGGCGAAGTCGGAGCCGAAGCCGGAGCCGGAGCCGGAGCCCGACAAGGACGAGGCGGACGCGGCGAAGGCGGCGGACGCGGCGGACGCGGAGCCGGAGTCGAAGGGCGAGCCCGACGACAAGGCGAAAGCCGGCCCCGGCCCCACGTCCACCGCCGCGGCCGAACCGAAGGCCGACGGTGCCGAGCCGGACACCGACGACCACTCCGACCAGCGAGAAGTCGACCAGCCCACCGCCATCTTCAAGGCGGTCAAGCCGGTCGGGGCCTTCGACCGGGTCGACCAGGCGACGACCGCGCTGAAGCTCCCACCGCGCGAGGGCAAGCCCGGAGACGAGTCCGAGAGCAAGTCCGGGGACAAGCCGGGGAGCAAGCCCGGGGACAAGAGCGGGACCAGGCCCGAGAGCGACGCCGAGCGCACGAGCACGTTCGTGCCGCTCCGCTCCGACGCCGTACGGTCCGCCCCCGCGCCCCGCAAGCCGGAGCCCGCCGGGGCCGGGGCCGGGGCCGGGGACGGGGCGCCCGCGCGCACCCCGGAGTCCGGGGAAGCCGCCTCTCCGGCCTCCTCGGCGCCCGCCGCCCCGTCCTGGGCGGCGGCCGAGCGGACCCGGCAGCAGCCGCTGCCGCCGAGGCCCCCGCTCGATCTGCTCGCCGAGCTGACGAACACCCCGCCGCCCCCGGAGACCCCGGTCCGGACCGCCGTCCGACGGGTCAAGATCTGGACCCCGCTGGTGCTCCTCCTGCTGATCGTCTTTGCGATCGTGCAGGTGATGCGCCCGCTTCCGGAGCCCTCGCTGGAGCTCACGGCGAAGCCGACGTACACCTTCGAGGGCGGAGAGACGAAGCTGTCCTGGCCCGGCCAGGGCCAGTCGGCCGTGATGGTCGACGGCGTGGGGTCGCTCGGTTCCGAGGGCGCGCAGAAGTCGGCCCCGATCGCCAGCGTCGCGAAGGTCATGACCGCCCACGTGATCCTTCAGGAGCACCCCCTCAAGGGTGACGAGGAGGGCGAGACGATCACCGTCGACCAGAAGGCCGAGGACGAGTCCAAGCGGCCCGACGAGTCGACGGCGCCGCTGACCAAGGGGCAGAAGCTCACGCAGCGGCAGATGCTCCAGCTGCTGATGATCCCCTCGGGCAACAACGCGGCTCGGCTGCTCGCCCGCTGGGACGCGGGTTCCGAGGACGCGTTCATCGACAAGATGAACGACGCGGCCAAGGAGCTCGGCATGACCGGGTCGACGTACACCGACCCGAGCGGGCTGGAGAAGACCACGGTCTCCACCGCCACCGACCAGCTGAAGCTGGCGCAGGCGGTCATGCGCAACGAGGTCTTCAGGAAGATCGTGGACATGCCCGAGACCGAGATCGAGGGCATAGACGGCAAGATCTACAACAACAACAACCTCCTGCTGCAGCCGGGCGTGAGCGGTATCAAGACCGGGTCCTCCACCCCGGCGGGCGGCAACCTGCTCTGGTCCGCGAACACCAAGGTCGACGGCAAGCTGCTGTGGATCTACGGAGCGGTCATGGGCCAGCAGGCCGGCACCGGCCGGGTCTACGACAGCCTGGAGCTGTCCCTCCAGAACAGCCTGAAGCTGATCAAGGACGCGCAGGAGGCCGCCACCTCGGCGACGGTGGTGAAGAAGGGCGATGTCGTCGGGTACGTGGACAACGGGTTCGGCGGACAGACCCCGGTGATCGCCACGAAGAACCTCAAGGCGGTCGGCTGGTCCGGCCTGGAGGTCGAGCTGAGGGTCACGGACAACGGCAAGGGCATCGACCACGCCGCCAAGGCCGGGAGCGAGGTCGGCATGGTGACCGTGGGCACCGGCACCGGGAAGGTCACGGCGCCGGTGGTGCTGCAGAGCGATCTGACGGAGCCGGCCTTCGGCGACAAGCTGGCCAGGATCGGCTGA
- a CDS encoding GPP34 family phosphoprotein: MGRSRRTIPEELLLLALDPTTGTTAQPQSLDLGLAGAQLVELALAGRIAPDGDRIAVVMPRPTGDPTLDSALELLRRRGSPVRAVHWIGGPRLGLRQIYLAHLERCGMVHAVAGQMCGVLPTTRYQATETAISRDIRNRLDSAIRTGVPPDPRTAALAALAHAVGLGKHLYPGNEGRSSRSRLRDLIRHDPMGGLVAHAVMDVQNGVAVQPRRTQQAAGVPLQPQAQARRGSMAHTAAS, translated from the coding sequence ATGGGCAGGAGCCGCAGAACAATCCCGGAGGAGCTTTTGCTGCTCGCTCTGGACCCGACCACGGGTACCACAGCGCAGCCGCAGTCGCTCGACCTCGGCCTGGCCGGGGCACAGCTAGTGGAGCTGGCTCTGGCAGGACGGATAGCCCCTGACGGGGATCGTATCGCCGTGGTGATGCCACGGCCGACAGGAGATCCGACTCTGGACTCCGCACTGGAGCTGCTGCGCCGTCGTGGCAGCCCGGTCCGGGCGGTCCACTGGATCGGCGGGCCCCGCCTGGGGCTGCGCCAGATCTATCTCGCTCATCTGGAGCGGTGCGGCATGGTTCATGCCGTGGCGGGCCAGATGTGCGGAGTGCTGCCGACGACTCGCTACCAAGCGACGGAGACGGCGATCAGCCGGGACATCAGGAACCGGCTGGACAGCGCGATCCGCACCGGCGTTCCGCCGGACCCGCGGACCGCGGCGCTCGCCGCACTGGCCCACGCGGTCGGACTCGGCAAGCATCTGTACCCCGGGAACGAGGGGCGCTCGTCGCGCTCCCGGCTCCGGGACCTGATCAGGCATGACCCCATGGGCGGACTCGTGGCACACGCCGTGATGGACGTCCAGAACGGAGTGGCCGTCCAGCCACGCCGTACGCAGCAGGCAGCGGGCGTTCCGTTGCAGCCGCAAGCACAGGCCCGTCGCGGCAGCATGGCGCACACCGCCGCGAGCTGA
- a CDS encoding helix-turn-helix domain-containing protein, with translation MPSNVNPTVRRRRLGQELRRLRELKGMTAEEVAERLLVSQSKISRLENGRRSISQRDVRDLCGVYEVEDVRIVDSLMQMAKDSRQQGWWHAFGDIPYSVYIGLETDAESLRVYEPQMIPGLLQTRAYAEALISGALPEAPSSDIEKRVNVRSRRQDRVNAPENPLRLWAVIDESALRRVVGDKQVMLDQLEHLVEQSHLPHVTVQVLPFDMGAHPGINGQYAILEFPDTADSSVVYIEGVTSDLYLEKANDVQRYSVMYEHLRAQALNVEQTREFISKIAKSYTS, from the coding sequence GTGCCGTCCAACGTCAATCCCACTGTCAGGCGACGCAGGTTGGGCCAGGAATTGCGCCGCCTGCGCGAACTCAAAGGCATGACGGCCGAGGAAGTGGCGGAGCGACTGCTGGTCTCGCAGTCGAAGATCAGCCGCCTGGAGAACGGCCGGCGGTCCATCAGCCAGCGCGATGTGCGCGACCTCTGCGGGGTGTACGAGGTCGAGGACGTCCGCATCGTCGACTCGCTGATGCAGATGGCGAAGGACTCCCGCCAGCAGGGCTGGTGGCACGCCTTCGGCGACATCCCGTACAGCGTCTACATCGGTCTGGAGACCGACGCGGAGTCGCTGCGGGTGTACGAGCCCCAGATGATCCCGGGCCTGCTCCAGACCCGGGCGTACGCCGAGGCGTTGATCAGCGGCGCGCTCCCCGAGGCCCCCTCGTCGGACATCGAGAAGCGGGTCAACGTACGGTCGCGGAGGCAGGACCGGGTCAACGCGCCGGAGAACCCGCTGCGGCTGTGGGCCGTGATCGACGAGTCGGCGCTGCGCCGGGTGGTCGGCGACAAGCAGGTGATGCTCGACCAGCTGGAACACCTCGTCGAGCAGTCCCACCTGCCGCACGTCACCGTGCAGGTCCTGCCGTTCGACATGGGTGCGCACCCGGGTATCAACGGCCAGTACGCGATCCTGGAGTTCCCGGACACCGCGGACTCCAGCGTCGTCTACATCGAGGGCGTCACGAGCGATCTCTACCTGGAGAAGGCCAACGACGTGCAGCGCTACAGCGTGATGTACGAACACCTGCGGGCCCAGGCGCTGAACGTGGAGCAGACCCGGGAGTTCATCAGCAAGATCGCGAAGTCGTACACGAGCTGA
- a CDS encoding DUF397 domain-containing protein, with protein sequence MAILQGATDKWTKSSYSGGNGACVEVKSPVALSIAVRDSKAPEGPSITFVPGAWNAFVRDVATDTINA encoded by the coding sequence ATGGCAATTCTTCAGGGTGCAACGGACAAGTGGACGAAGTCGTCGTACTCCGGGGGCAACGGCGCGTGCGTCGAGGTCAAGTCCCCGGTCGCCCTCTCCATCGCCGTCCGTGACTCGAAGGCCCCCGAGGGCCCCTCGATCACCTTCGTCCCCGGTGCGTGGAACGCGTTCGTGCGCGATGTCGCCACGGACACGATCAACGCCTGA